A window of the Streptomyces sp. JB150 genome harbors these coding sequences:
- a CDS encoding cob(I)yrinic acid a,c-diamide adenosyltransferase, giving the protein MVNLTRIYTRTGDQGTTALGDMSRVAKTDLRIAAYADANEANAVIGTALALGNLEEEIAKVLTRVQNDLFDVGADLSTPVVENPAYPPLRVEQFYIDRLEADCDRFNERLEKLRSFILPGGTPGAALLHQACTVVRRAERSTWAALEVHGETMNPLTATYLNRLSDLLFILARTANKDVGDVLWVPGGER; this is encoded by the coding sequence ATGGTCAACCTGACACGCATCTACACCCGGACCGGCGACCAGGGCACCACCGCCCTCGGCGACATGAGCCGGGTCGCCAAGACCGACCTGCGCATCGCGGCGTACGCCGACGCCAACGAGGCCAACGCGGTGATCGGCACGGCCCTCGCGCTGGGGAACCTGGAGGAGGAGATCGCCAAGGTCCTCACCCGCGTGCAGAACGACCTGTTCGACGTGGGCGCGGACCTGTCGACGCCGGTCGTGGAGAACCCGGCGTACCCGCCGCTGCGGGTCGAGCAGTTCTACATCGACCGGCTGGAGGCGGACTGCGACCGCTTCAACGAGCGGCTGGAGAAGCTGCGCTCCTTCATCCTCCCCGGCGGCACCCCGGGCGCGGCCCTCCTCCACCAGGCCTGCACGGTCGTCCGCCGGGCGGAGCGCTCCACCTGGGCCGCGCTGGAGGTGCACGGCGAGACGATGAACCCGCTCACCGCGACCTACCTCAACCGTCTGTCCGACCTGCTGTTCATCCTCGCCCGCACCGCCAACAAGGACGTCGGGGACGTGCTGTGGGTGCCCGGCGGCGAGCGCTAG
- a CDS encoding ABC transporter permease: MLFHDTALIFGRYARQTLRSPFALFFGVLMPLLYLLFFGPLLTGLPLGGDGSSWQVLVPGLLLQLGLFGALFAGFMIIVENGQGVVERMRVTPVSRLALLLGRVLRDTAVFLFQAVLLVLAALVMGLRAPLAGVLIGFAFVALLSVSLASLSYALGMKVRSPQEFGPLVNAVSMPSMLLSGLMLPISLGPAWLDALSHCVPFRYLVDAMRDAYAGRYATAHMLYGVLVAVAMTALSVTVGTRVFRTEGA, translated from the coding sequence ATGCTGTTCCACGACACCGCGCTGATCTTCGGGCGGTACGCCCGCCAGACCCTGCGCTCCCCCTTCGCCCTGTTCTTCGGCGTGCTGATGCCGCTGCTCTACCTGCTCTTCTTCGGTCCGCTGCTGACCGGTCTGCCGCTCGGCGGGGACGGCAGCTCCTGGCAGGTGCTGGTCCCCGGACTGCTGCTCCAACTCGGCCTGTTCGGCGCGCTCTTCGCCGGCTTCATGATCATCGTGGAGAACGGCCAGGGCGTCGTCGAGCGGATGCGCGTCACCCCGGTCAGCCGGCTCGCGCTGCTGCTGGGCCGGGTACTGCGGGACACCGCCGTGTTCCTGTTCCAGGCGGTGCTGCTGGTGCTGGCCGCCCTGGTCATGGGTCTGCGGGCCCCGCTCGCCGGGGTGCTGATCGGCTTCGCCTTCGTCGCCCTGCTGTCCGTGTCGCTCGCCTCGCTGTCGTACGCGCTGGGCATGAAAGTGCGCAGCCCGCAGGAGTTCGGGCCGCTGGTCAACGCCGTCAGCATGCCCTCGATGCTGCTGTCCGGCCTGATGCTGCCGATCAGCCTCGGCCCGGCCTGGCTGGACGCGCTGTCGCACTGCGTGCCGTTCCGCTATCTCGTGGACGCGATGCGCGACGCCTACGCCGGGCGGTACGCGACCGCGCACATGCTGTACGGCGTGCTGGTGGCCGTCGCCATGACCGCGCTCTCCGTGACGGTGGGCACACGGGTCTTCCGTACCGAGGGGGCGTAG
- a CDS encoding ATP-binding cassette domain-containing protein, whose translation MDIISAAGLARTFPAERGPVHAVRGIDLTVRQGEILGFLGPNGAGKTTTLRMLTTLLKPTGGTATVAGHDLATDPEGVRRACGYVAQSGGVDAQLPVREELVTQGRLYRLTKAQARERAEELARELDLTELLDRKAAALSGGQRRRLDIAMALTHRPRVLFLDEPTTGLDPGSRAALWDLVRRLRDEHGTTVFLTTHYLDEADALSDRLVIVDRGVVAAEGTPSALKLRYGGSLDATLQDTFLAVTGRPAAPAGTAPVAV comes from the coding sequence ATGGACATCATCAGCGCGGCCGGGCTGGCCCGCACCTTCCCGGCGGAACGCGGCCCCGTGCACGCCGTGCGCGGCATCGACCTCACCGTCCGGCAGGGCGAGATCCTCGGCTTCCTCGGCCCGAACGGGGCGGGCAAGACCACCACCCTGCGAATGCTGACCACCCTGCTGAAGCCGACCGGCGGCACGGCCACCGTCGCGGGCCACGACCTGGCCACCGACCCCGAAGGAGTGCGCCGGGCGTGCGGATACGTCGCCCAGTCGGGCGGGGTCGACGCGCAGCTCCCGGTGCGCGAGGAGCTGGTCACCCAGGGGCGGCTGTACCGGCTGACCAAGGCTCAGGCCCGGGAACGCGCCGAGGAACTGGCGCGGGAGCTGGATCTCACCGAGCTGCTGGACCGCAAGGCCGCCGCCCTCTCCGGCGGCCAGCGCCGCCGCCTGGACATCGCGATGGCACTGACCCACCGCCCCCGGGTGCTCTTCCTCGACGAACCGACCACCGGCCTCGACCCCGGCAGCCGCGCCGCCCTGTGGGACCTGGTGCGCCGGCTGCGCGACGAGCACGGCACGACCGTCTTCCTGACCACCCACTACCTCGACGAGGCCGACGCCCTCTCCGACCGCCTGGTGATCGTGGACCGGGGCGTGGTGGCGGCCGAGGGCACGCCGAGCGCCCTGAAGCTGCGGTACGGCGGCTCGCTCGACGCCACCCTGCAGGACACCTTCCTCGCCGTCACCGGCCGCCCCGCCGCCCCGGCCGGCACCGCCCCCGTCGCCGTCTAG
- a CDS encoding TetR/AcrR family transcriptional regulator: MAEGLRERKKRQTRQYISDVATGLFIERGFDAVTVAEIADAANVSVNTVYNYFPAKEDLFLDRSKGVVDRLSRWVRGRGDGESAARAVLRELREEVEAVSPRMGLMDGYARFMTVIHDSPALRSRLWAIGQEVVDNLERTLREETGADADDPLPTLVAGQVNWLHQTVMADIGRRMMAGGRPAEVSREVLLLLDEMEELLSEKVLNYAVRGAA, from the coding sequence ATGGCCGAGGGACTCAGGGAGCGCAAGAAGCGGCAGACCCGGCAGTACATCTCCGATGTCGCCACGGGCCTGTTCATCGAACGGGGTTTCGACGCCGTCACGGTCGCGGAGATCGCCGACGCCGCGAACGTCTCCGTCAACACCGTCTACAACTACTTCCCGGCCAAGGAGGACCTCTTCCTCGACCGCTCCAAGGGCGTAGTGGACCGGCTCTCGCGCTGGGTGCGCGGCCGGGGCGACGGGGAGTCCGCCGCCCGGGCCGTCCTGCGCGAACTGCGCGAGGAGGTCGAGGCGGTCTCGCCCCGGATGGGACTCATGGACGGCTATGCCCGGTTCATGACGGTGATTCACGACTCGCCCGCGCTGCGCTCCCGGCTCTGGGCGATCGGCCAGGAGGTCGTCGACAACCTGGAGCGCACCCTGCGCGAGGAGACCGGCGCCGACGCCGACGACCCCCTGCCCACCCTCGTCGCCGGTCAGGTCAACTGGCTGCACCAGACCGTGATGGCGGACATCGGCCGCCGCATGATGGCCGGCGGCAGACCCGCCGAGGTGTCACGCGAGGTGCTGCTGCTGCTCGACGAGATGGAGGAGCTGTTGAGCGAGAAGGTGCTCAACTACGCCGTACGAGGCGCCGCGTGA
- a CDS encoding 3-hydroxyacyl-CoA dehydrogenase family protein gives MARKLAVIGAGLMGSGIAQVSAQAGWDVVLRDVTDEALRRGTDGIKASYDKFVAKGKLEADAAEAALGRITATTDLDAAADADVVVEAVFEKLEVKHEIFRALDKLVKDEAILASNTSAIPITKIAAVTERPERVVGTHFFSPVPMMQLCELVRGHKTSDETLATAREFAESVGKTCIVVNRDVAGFVTTRLISALVVEATKLYESGVASAEDIDLACKLGFGHAMGPLATADLTGVDILLHATGNIYTETQDEKFAPPELMRRMVDAGDIGRKSGQGFYKH, from the coding sequence GTGGCACGGAAGCTCGCCGTCATCGGGGCCGGTCTCATGGGATCCGGCATCGCCCAGGTCTCCGCCCAGGCGGGCTGGGACGTCGTTCTGCGCGACGTCACCGACGAGGCGCTCAGGCGCGGCACCGACGGCATCAAGGCCTCGTACGACAAGTTCGTCGCCAAGGGCAAGCTGGAGGCGGACGCCGCCGAGGCCGCCCTCGGCCGGATCACCGCCACCACCGACCTGGACGCCGCCGCCGACGCGGACGTCGTCGTCGAGGCCGTCTTCGAGAAGCTCGAGGTCAAGCACGAGATCTTCCGTGCCCTCGACAAGCTGGTGAAGGACGAGGCGATCCTCGCCTCCAACACCTCCGCCATCCCGATCACCAAGATCGCCGCCGTCACCGAGCGGCCCGAACGCGTCGTCGGCACCCACTTCTTCTCGCCGGTGCCGATGATGCAGCTGTGCGAGCTGGTGCGCGGCCACAAGACCAGCGACGAGACCCTCGCTACCGCGCGGGAGTTCGCCGAGTCCGTCGGCAAGACCTGCATCGTCGTCAACCGCGACGTGGCCGGCTTCGTCACCACCCGGCTCATCTCGGCCCTCGTCGTCGAGGCCACCAAGCTCTACGAGTCGGGCGTCGCCAGCGCCGAGGACATCGACCTGGCCTGCAAGCTGGGCTTCGGCCACGCCATGGGCCCGCTCGCCACCGCGGACCTCACCGGCGTGGACATCCTGCTGCACGCCACCGGCAACATCTACACCGAGACCCAGGACGAGAAGTTCGCCCCGCCGGAGCTGATGCGCCGGATGGTTGACGCCGGTGACATCGGGCGCAAGAGCGGGCAGGGCTTCTACAAGCACTGA
- a CDS encoding STAS domain-containing protein, which yields MHIRGDHAEVVVEGRLDVRTAADARAALHSAVDGGAGDFVLDLSALDSWDATGLGVIMGAHRRAGRCGRRLVLRGVPPQMQRLLVATRLHRILAIEGGIGVESLPRV from the coding sequence ATGCACATCAGGGGCGACCACGCCGAGGTGGTCGTCGAGGGCCGCCTCGACGTCCGCACCGCGGCGGACGCCCGTGCGGCTTTGCACTCGGCCGTCGACGGCGGGGCCGGCGATTTCGTCCTCGACCTGTCCGCGCTGGACTCCTGGGACGCCACCGGGCTCGGTGTCATCATGGGCGCCCACCGGCGGGCCGGGCGCTGCGGCCGCCGGCTGGTGCTGCGCGGCGTACCGCCGCAGATGCAGCGCCTGCTGGTGGCCACCCGGCTGCACCGCATCCTGGCCATCGAGGGCGGCATCGGCGTGGAGTCCCTGCCGCGCGTGTGA
- a CDS encoding ATP-binding protein has product MDPTTRGPEGHGQDDGHAPRQRPPRDPLTPDFGQHAPALARTVQLVSGDFLLTVNPVDGSEIELCPPAERPGRPAKLTAAERAEVARAARPPAPPGPALPEPPLLGRQEERERLVRLLARGRSVRLTGPGGSGRSRLLDTVAEDCADLAPDGVIRLSGFHRTAGELLHDLFYAVHSAPLHRPERDELLEAVRQIGAVVVLDDIEFGGAALDELLDATPECAFLISATPDVPAPSADSALEEVFLGGLDRAGGLELLRHAVGRTLTEDEANWAGDLWFESEGLPLRFVQAGALLRQRDRLRNGADAFDEFGVFQEPPADAPFDADARDEIPLPSLAEGAAPAALLASRLSESARATLRFAVALGGEVPHQAHLPALVGDTHADAALGELLGCALVTPVGGRYRLAAGVRTQLEAAGYADHVQETALAAARHYAWWAGHPSVTPERVCAESDALLAVLDVVVPVTAPPGEDEESPAVRLARTAAPAFAAGLHWSAWERSLRAGAKASRLAGEVAEQAYFHHELGILALLEGRLDRARAELEASIGLRGALADKRGTVAGRRALALVDDRSGNTPGVGPVSAAPVFGAGAGDEVPAARHEVPAARHEESASPSGGVPAAPMPFPKLPRPADTLVTHGTAAGGTTSHKARGGLRGLARRNLVAAGAGALLVAVLGTVVTLGATSNNDADSPSGQVGVNPSASQGAGDDSLGADEADRDGDGAPDTGSATSRPTDPGPDGTLGTSDDPTPTDAATGSQSGEPSDDPSGTDPGDDPSASTSKPPSSTTKPPTTTRPPTETTKPPTETSKPPTETSQPPTETSEPPTDPTDTAPPTSNSASAPTESTSSAGAPQSSDAATPSSAESVI; this is encoded by the coding sequence ATGGACCCGACCACCCGGGGACCCGAGGGCCACGGCCAGGACGACGGCCACGCGCCGCGCCAGCGCCCGCCCAGGGATCCCCTCACACCGGACTTCGGCCAGCACGCGCCGGCACTCGCCCGCACGGTCCAGCTCGTCTCCGGCGACTTCCTGCTCACCGTCAACCCGGTCGACGGCAGCGAGATCGAACTCTGCCCGCCGGCCGAGCGCCCCGGCCGGCCCGCCAAGCTGACCGCGGCCGAACGCGCCGAGGTCGCGCGCGCCGCCCGCCCGCCGGCGCCGCCCGGACCCGCCCTGCCCGAGCCGCCCCTGCTCGGCCGCCAGGAGGAACGCGAACGCCTCGTCCGCCTCCTCGCCCGCGGCCGCTCGGTCCGCCTCACCGGCCCCGGCGGCTCCGGCCGCAGCCGCCTCCTCGACACCGTCGCCGAGGACTGCGCGGACCTCGCCCCCGACGGCGTGATCCGCCTCAGCGGCTTCCACCGCACCGCCGGCGAACTGCTCCACGACCTGTTCTACGCCGTCCACAGCGCGCCCCTGCACCGGCCGGAACGGGACGAACTGCTCGAAGCCGTCCGGCAGATCGGCGCCGTCGTCGTCCTCGACGACATCGAGTTCGGCGGCGCCGCCCTCGACGAGCTGCTGGACGCCACGCCCGAGTGCGCCTTCCTCATCAGCGCCACCCCCGACGTGCCCGCGCCGTCCGCCGACTCCGCCCTCGAAGAGGTCTTCCTCGGCGGCCTCGACCGCGCCGGCGGCCTGGAACTCCTGCGCCACGCCGTCGGCCGCACCCTCACCGAGGACGAGGCCAACTGGGCCGGCGACCTGTGGTTCGAGTCCGAGGGCCTGCCGCTGCGCTTCGTCCAGGCCGGCGCCCTGCTCCGGCAGCGCGACCGGCTGCGCAACGGCGCCGACGCCTTCGACGAGTTCGGCGTCTTCCAGGAGCCCCCCGCCGACGCCCCCTTCGATGCCGACGCCCGCGACGAGATACCCCTGCCGTCCCTCGCCGAGGGCGCCGCGCCCGCCGCCCTGCTCGCCTCCCGGCTGAGCGAGTCGGCGCGCGCCACCCTGCGGTTCGCCGTCGCCCTCGGCGGCGAGGTCCCGCACCAGGCGCATCTGCCCGCGCTCGTCGGCGACACCCACGCCGACGCCGCCCTCGGCGAACTCCTCGGCTGCGCCCTGGTCACCCCGGTCGGCGGCCGCTACCGGCTCGCCGCCGGCGTGCGCACCCAGCTGGAGGCCGCCGGATACGCCGACCACGTCCAGGAGACCGCCCTCGCCGCCGCCCGGCACTACGCCTGGTGGGCCGGGCACCCCTCGGTCACCCCCGAGCGGGTCTGCGCCGAGTCGGACGCCCTGCTCGCCGTGCTCGACGTCGTCGTCCCGGTCACCGCCCCGCCCGGCGAGGACGAGGAGAGCCCCGCCGTGCGGCTGGCCCGCACCGCGGCCCCCGCCTTCGCCGCGGGCCTGCACTGGAGCGCCTGGGAGCGCAGCCTGCGCGCCGGCGCGAAGGCCTCCCGGCTCGCCGGAGAGGTCGCCGAGCAGGCCTACTTCCACCACGAACTCGGCATCCTCGCGCTGCTGGAGGGCCGCCTCGACCGGGCCCGTGCCGAACTGGAGGCCTCCATCGGCCTGCGCGGCGCCCTCGCCGACAAGCGCGGCACCGTCGCCGGCCGCCGCGCCCTGGCGCTCGTCGACGACCGCTCGGGCAACACCCCCGGCGTCGGCCCGGTGAGCGCGGCGCCGGTGTTCGGCGCCGGAGCCGGCGACGAGGTGCCCGCCGCCCGGCACGAGGTACCCGCCGCCCGGCACGAGGAGTCCGCCTCCCCGTCCGGCGGGGTCCCGGCGGCCCCGATGCCGTTCCCGAAGCTGCCCCGCCCCGCCGACACGCTCGTCACCCACGGCACCGCGGCGGGCGGTACGACGTCCCACAAGGCCCGCGGTGGGCTGCGCGGCCTCGCCCGGCGCAACCTGGTAGCGGCCGGTGCGGGCGCGCTGCTCGTGGCGGTGCTCGGCACGGTCGTCACGCTCGGCGCCACCTCGAACAACGACGCCGACAGCCCCTCCGGCCAGGTCGGCGTCAACCCGTCGGCCAGCCAGGGCGCCGGCGACGACAGCCTGGGCGCGGACGAGGCGGACCGCGACGGCGACGGCGCCCCGGACACCGGCAGCGCGACCAGCCGCCCGACCGACCCGGGCCCCGACGGCACCCTGGGCACCTCCGACGACCCGACCCCGACGGACGCGGCGACCGGTTCGCAGTCAGGGGAGCCGTCGGACGACCCGAGCGGCACGGATCCCGGTGACGACCCCTCCGCTTCGACGTCCAAGCCGCCGTCGTCGACGACGAAGCCGCCCACGACGACCAGGCCGCCGACCGAGACGACCAAGCCGCCGACGGAGACCTCGAAGCCGCCCACCGAGACTTCCCAGCCTCCGACCGAGACGTCTGAGCCGCCGACGGATCCCACCGACACCGCACCGCCCACCTCGAACTCCGCGAGCGCTCCCACGGAGTCCACCAGCTCCGCCGGCGCACCGCAGAGCAGCGACGCGGCCACGCCCAGCAGCGCCGAGTCGGTCATCTGA
- the nucS gene encoding endonuclease NucS produces the protein MRLVIARCSVDYAGRLTAHLPSAPRLILVKADGSVSIHADDRAYKPLNWMSPPCTLKEGSGEDEGVWTVTNKAGEKLIITMEEVLHDSTHELGVDPGLIKDGVEAHLQELLADRIETLGEGYTLIRREYMTAIGPVDILCRDAEGRTVAVEIKRRGEIDGVEQLTRYLELLNRDPHLAPVRGIFAAQEIKPQARVLATDRGIGCHVLDYDALRGIEDDKLRLF, from the coding sequence ATGCGTCTCGTCATTGCCCGATGCTCGGTCGACTACGCCGGCCGGCTCACCGCCCATCTCCCCTCGGCACCCCGTCTGATCCTGGTGAAGGCGGACGGCAGCGTCTCCATCCACGCGGACGACCGGGCGTACAAGCCCCTCAACTGGATGTCGCCGCCCTGCACCCTGAAGGAGGGCAGCGGCGAGGACGAGGGCGTGTGGACCGTCACCAACAAAGCGGGCGAGAAGCTGATCATCACTATGGAGGAGGTCCTCCACGACTCGACGCACGAACTCGGCGTCGACCCCGGCCTGATCAAGGACGGCGTGGAAGCACACCTCCAGGAACTGCTCGCCGACCGCATCGAGACGCTCGGCGAGGGCTACACCCTGATCCGCCGCGAGTACATGACGGCCATCGGTCCCGTCGACATCCTCTGCCGGGACGCGGAGGGCCGGACCGTCGCGGTGGAGATCAAGCGGCGCGGCGAGATCGACGGCGTCGAGCAACTGACCCGCTATCTGGAGCTGTTGAACCGCGATCCCCATCTGGCGCCGGTGCGCGGCATCTTCGCCGCGCAGGAGATCAAGCCGCAGGCCCGCGTCCTCGCCACGGACCGCGGCATCGGCTGCCACGTGCTGGACTACGACGCGCTGCGCGGCATCGAGGACGACAAGCTGCGGCTGTTCTGA
- a CDS encoding SCO5389 family protein: MSLDVSPALLEQAERGEVDEADFVDCVRTSLPYAWEMISSLVAQLKVDGGQFADNQMPPPDEQARGQLLRALASDAIRGALQRHFGVRLAFQNCHRVAVFPLDGSADETLARFTSVRGQLLNQSPELRDC, translated from the coding sequence ATGTCGCTCGACGTCTCACCGGCCCTACTCGAACAGGCCGAGCGAGGCGAGGTCGACGAAGCTGACTTCGTCGACTGCGTCCGGACCTCCCTGCCCTACGCGTGGGAGATGATCAGCTCCCTGGTGGCCCAGCTGAAGGTGGACGGCGGCCAGTTCGCCGACAACCAGATGCCCCCGCCGGACGAGCAGGCACGCGGTCAGCTCCTGCGCGCACTCGCGAGTGACGCCATCCGCGGTGCGCTGCAGCGGCACTTCGGGGTGCGCCTGGCCTTCCAGAACTGCCACCGGGTGGCCGTGTTCCCGCTGGACGGTTCGGCGGACGAGACGCTGGCCCGCTTCACCTCGGTGCGCGGTCAGTTGCTCAACCAGTCCCCGGAGCTTCGGGACTGCTGA
- a CDS encoding LLM class flavin-dependent oxidoreductase: MRVGSFVLAAQFPGQGQGEALHRAVRSAEVSEEAGLDSVWLAEHHFVPYGTCPSAITLAALLLGRTRRIRVGTAVSVLPTTHPVALGEQAALLHVTSGGRLSLGVGRGGPWVDLEVFGAGLEAYEKGFPESLDLLVRWLREPRVEAAGERYAFREVPVVPRPSESLTETDGPEVLVACTSPASVRTAAERGLPMLLGMHVGDEEKAEMVGLWRRLARAAGRPAEQLADPGHVSAGVCQIADRRVDAAETLTKAMPGWLKQGLDAHMTVDGRERGMRDPLAYTELLCGLHPVGTPRLCADRLAATSERTGISRFALLVEGSGDLAATEENVRRLGGEVLPQLR; this comes from the coding sequence ATGCGCGTAGGAAGTTTCGTGTTGGCGGCCCAGTTCCCGGGTCAGGGCCAGGGGGAGGCGCTGCACCGCGCGGTCCGCTCGGCGGAGGTCTCCGAGGAAGCGGGGCTCGACTCGGTCTGGCTGGCCGAGCACCACTTCGTGCCGTACGGCACCTGTCCGTCGGCCATCACCCTCGCCGCGTTGCTGCTCGGCCGCACCCGGCGCATCCGGGTCGGCACGGCGGTCAGCGTGCTGCCCACCACGCACCCCGTGGCGCTCGGCGAGCAGGCGGCGCTGCTCCATGTGACGAGCGGCGGACGGCTGTCGCTGGGCGTGGGCCGGGGCGGTCCGTGGGTGGACCTCGAAGTGTTCGGCGCGGGCCTGGAGGCGTACGAGAAGGGCTTTCCCGAATCACTCGATCTGCTGGTGCGCTGGCTGCGCGAACCGCGCGTCGAGGCCGCCGGGGAGCGCTATGCCTTCCGTGAGGTGCCGGTCGTGCCGCGGCCGTCGGAGTCGTTGACCGAGACCGACGGCCCCGAGGTGCTGGTCGCCTGCACCTCCCCCGCCAGTGTCCGGACGGCGGCCGAGCGCGGGCTGCCGATGCTGCTCGGCATGCATGTCGGGGACGAGGAGAAGGCCGAGATGGTCGGCCTGTGGCGCCGCCTCGCCCGAGCCGCCGGCCGGCCGGCGGAGCAGCTCGCCGATCCGGGCCATGTGTCGGCCGGCGTCTGCCAGATCGCGGACCGGCGGGTCGACGCGGCCGAGACCCTGACCAAGGCGATGCCAGGCTGGCTGAAACAGGGTCTGGACGCGCATATGACGGTGGACGGCCGGGAGCGCGGGATGCGCGATCCGCTGGCCTACACCGAACTGCTCTGCGGGCTGCACCCGGTGGGCACCCCGCGGCTGTGCGCCGACCGGCTCGCGGCGACCAGCGAGCGGACCGGCATCTCCCGCTTCGCCCTGCTGGTCGAGGGCTCGGGAGACCTGGCGGCGACGGAGGAGAACGTACGGCGGCTGGGCGGCGAGGTGCTGCCACAGCTGCGGTGA
- a CDS encoding ATP/GTP-binding protein yields MSPRRNRPKGPKNAVSSGRGAEDDRPGRYGGWQSSVDWAGEEWSVRHVAGASAQGKSYRCPGCDQLIPDGVPHVVAWPQYAGVDDRRHWHKACWNARDRRTTRVQRSRNAPRF; encoded by the coding sequence GTGTCCCCGCGTCGCAACCGACCCAAGGGCCCGAAGAATGCCGTCTCCTCCGGCCGGGGCGCCGAGGACGACCGGCCGGGCCGCTACGGCGGCTGGCAGTCCAGCGTGGACTGGGCCGGCGAGGAGTGGAGCGTGCGCCACGTCGCGGGCGCGAGCGCGCAGGGCAAGAGCTACCGCTGCCCCGGCTGCGACCAGCTGATCCCCGACGGCGTCCCGCACGTCGTCGCCTGGCCGCAGTACGCGGGCGTCGACGACCGCCGCCACTGGCACAAGGCGTGCTGGAACGCACGGGACCGCCGCACCACGCGGGTGCAGCGGTCCCGTAACGCGCCGAGGTTCTGA
- a CDS encoding ABC transporter permease, translated as MSTPQTPPSPAAPGMPPYSGYTSPIPVVRTHLGHAIASEWTKIKSVRSTMWTLGVFVALVVGIGLLTGTVVGSSASESDLGSESALALGFFGLLLGSMCVITLGVLTTASEYGTGMIRTTMTACPSRGRVLTAKAIVFFAVAFTVTLLSSSLVAVAQVGMVDARDPSGGEWLKATVGVSLYIALLGLLSLVVGSIIRHSAGAITIMIGAVLAPLVVALFMFSSSLEDVRTFLFEYSIPNQLGVFYANSLSDSGPTGWDPLWIMLGVTAVAFAGAYALLERRDV; from the coding sequence ATGAGCACGCCCCAGACCCCGCCGTCGCCGGCCGCGCCCGGCATGCCGCCGTACTCCGGTTACACCTCGCCGATCCCCGTCGTGCGCACCCACCTCGGGCACGCCATCGCCTCGGAGTGGACGAAGATCAAGTCGGTGCGCTCCACGATGTGGACGCTCGGGGTCTTCGTCGCACTCGTCGTCGGCATCGGCCTGCTGACCGGCACCGTGGTGGGCAGCTCGGCCTCCGAGAGCGACCTCGGCTCGGAGAGCGCGCTGGCCCTGGGCTTCTTCGGGCTGTTGCTCGGCAGCATGTGCGTCATCACGCTCGGCGTGCTGACCACGGCGTCCGAGTACGGCACGGGCATGATCCGCACCACGATGACGGCCTGCCCCTCGCGCGGGCGGGTGCTGACGGCGAAGGCGATCGTCTTCTTCGCGGTCGCGTTCACCGTGACGCTGCTCTCCTCCTCCCTGGTGGCCGTCGCCCAGGTCGGCATGGTGGACGCCCGGGACCCGTCGGGCGGCGAGTGGCTGAAGGCCACGGTCGGCGTCTCGCTCTACATCGCGCTGCTCGGTCTGCTGTCGCTGGTCGTCGGCTCGATCATCCGGCACTCCGCGGGCGCCATCACCATCATGATCGGCGCGGTTCTCGCCCCGCTGGTGGTCGCGCTGTTCATGTTCTCCTCGTCGCTGGAGGACGTGCGCACCTTCCTGTTCGAGTACTCGATCCCGAACCAGCTCGGCGTCTTCTACGCCAACTCCCTCAGCGACTCGGGCCCGACGGGCTGGGACCCGCTGTGGATCATGCTGGGCGTCACCGCCGTCGCCTTCGCCGGCGCCTACGCGCTGCTGGAGCGGCGCGACGTCTAG